The following are from one region of the Phormidium sp. PBR-2020 genome:
- the ftsY gene encoding signal recognition particle-docking protein FtsY encodes MVFNWFRRKFDRSGSQEEEDQTSANQDATTVEETETAEEDATESDSSSESSPQDDYLAWAKAAYQNIQQQQGTTITTDAPEPEPEPEPEPVAETPVEPEPEPEPEPEPVAETPVEPEPEPEPEPEPVAETPVEPEPEPEPEPEPEPEPEPVAETPVEPEPEPEPEPEPEPEPEPVAETPVEPEPEPEPEPEPEPEPQTEAVPAWMKASQERQERLERLKAEAIETPVEPEPEPEPEPEPAISFDENFVWSAEVLAAQGRKPEDISIEEITWLKKLRQGLGKTRLGLINQLKSIVGQGPLNKDAVFEIEALLLQADVGIEATDFVIETLQQKLRDETLPPEEAIAYLKQILRDLLDKPYEEGYKPDFIPEKDQFNIWLMTGVNGAGKTTTIGKLAHLAQKSDYRCLIAAADTFRAAAVEQVKIWGQRSNTDVIANPGKNTDPAAVVFDAIAAATSRNTELLLVDTAGRLQNKKNLMEELSKIRRIIDKKAPNAHIESLLVLDATLGQNGLRQAEVFAEAAQLSGVVLTKLDGSAKGGVALAVVKQLGLPIRFIGAGEGIEDLRPFSSYEFVEALLNG; translated from the coding sequence ATGGTTTTTAACTGGTTCCGTCGTAAATTCGATCGCAGCGGGAGTCAAGAAGAAGAGGACCAAACCTCTGCTAATCAGGACGCAACCACGGTTGAGGAGACTGAGACGGCGGAGGAAGACGCCACTGAGTCAGACAGCTCATCAGAGTCTTCTCCCCAAGATGACTATCTGGCTTGGGCCAAAGCCGCGTATCAGAATATCCAGCAGCAACAAGGGACAACTATCACCACGGATGCACCTGAGCCTGAGCCGGAACCGGAACCGGAACCTGTAGCGGAAACTCCCGTCGAACCCGAACCCGAACCGGAACCCGAGCCGGAACCTGTAGCGGAAACTCCCGTCGAACCCGAACCTGAGCCTGAGCCTGAGCCGGAACCTGTAGCGGAAACTCCCGTCGAACCCGAACCTGAGCCTGAGCCTGAGCCTGAGCCTGAGCCGGAACCCGAACCTGTAGCGGAAACTCCCGTCGAACCGGAACCTGAGCCGGAACCCGAACCGGAACCCGAGCCGGAACCCGAACCTGTAGCGGAAACTCCTGTTGAACCTGAACCTGAGCCGGAACCCGAGCCAGAACCCGAGCCGGAACCGCAAACCGAGGCAGTTCCAGCTTGGATGAAAGCCAGTCAAGAGCGTCAAGAACGACTAGAGCGGTTAAAAGCCGAAGCCATCGAAACTCCCGTTGAGCCAGAACCTGAGCCAGAACCCGAACCTGAGCCAGCCATTAGCTTTGACGAAAATTTCGTGTGGTCTGCCGAAGTTTTAGCAGCGCAGGGACGTAAACCCGAGGATATCTCCATTGAAGAGATTACCTGGCTCAAGAAACTGCGTCAGGGACTCGGCAAAACCCGTCTCGGACTCATCAACCAGTTAAAATCCATTGTCGGTCAGGGGCCCCTAAACAAAGATGCCGTCTTTGAAATTGAAGCCTTACTGCTGCAAGCCGATGTAGGGATTGAAGCCACCGACTTTGTCATCGAAACCCTACAACAGAAACTACGAGATGAGACCCTTCCCCCCGAAGAGGCGATCGCCTATCTCAAACAAATCCTACGGGACTTGCTCGACAAGCCTTACGAGGAAGGCTACAAACCCGACTTCATCCCTGAGAAAGATCAGTTCAATATCTGGCTAATGACCGGGGTCAATGGAGCCGGTAAGACCACCACCATCGGCAAACTGGCCCATCTGGCGCAAAAATCCGATTATCGCTGTCTGATTGCGGCGGCCGATACTTTCCGAGCCGCTGCCGTGGAACAGGTGAAAATCTGGGGACAACGCAGTAATACTGATGTCATTGCCAATCCCGGCAAAAATACCGACCCAGCGGCGGTGGTATTTGATGCGATCGCCGCCGCAACATCTCGTAATACCGAACTGCTCCTGGTGGATACGGCGGGCCGGTTACAGAACAAGAAAAACTTGATGGAAGAGTTGAGCAAAATCCGCCGCATCATCGACAAAAAAGCTCCCAATGCTCACATTGAATCTCTCTTAGTCCTAGATGCCACCCTAGGACAAAATGGCCTACGTCAAGCAGAAGTCTTCGCGGAAGCAGCACAACTCAGTGGCGTAGTCTTGACAAAACTCGATGGAAGTGCTAAGGGCGGCGTAGCTCTGGCGGTGGTGAAACAGTTAGGCTTACCCATCCGCTTTATCGGGGCCGGAGAAGGGATTGAAGATTTGCGCCCCTTCTCCAGTTATGAGTTTGTGGAGGCGTTGTTGAATGGTTGA
- the nusB gene encoding transcription antitermination factor NusB, producing the protein MQARSISRELALLSLSQLPKRSSKLTHQQLSDFIVAAVRAMTLEVHESLETAAAELKRGYDRLMDQELRDSDIKSSKASLTEAMELTRHAIDRLGMAIELPEFVQLANQAEVQEYALELLLQVTQHRQEIDQFLDRTIVDWQLERLPHVEQNILRLATAEVCYVGTPDQIAINEAVELTKRYSSEKAHRFVNGVLRRVVELRDRPEETPVEAAPDAIASDNPSGL; encoded by the coding sequence ATGCAAGCTCGTAGCATCTCCCGTGAATTGGCTTTACTAAGCCTCAGCCAACTTCCAAAACGGTCTAGCAAACTGACTCACCAGCAACTCAGTGATTTTATTGTGGCAGCCGTTCGTGCCATGACCTTAGAAGTTCACGAATCCCTCGAAACCGCCGCCGCAGAACTCAAACGGGGCTACGATCGCCTCATGGATCAAGAGTTACGGGACAGTGACATCAAAAGCTCTAAGGCCAGTCTAACGGAAGCGATGGAGTTAACCCGTCATGCGATTGATCGCTTGGGGATGGCGATCGAACTACCGGAGTTTGTCCAGTTAGCGAATCAGGCTGAGGTGCAAGAGTACGCCTTAGAACTGTTATTACAGGTCACCCAACACCGCCAAGAGATTGATCAATTTCTCGATCGCACCATCGTCGATTGGCAACTCGAACGCCTCCCCCATGTTGAACAAAATATTTTGCGGTTAGCCACCGCTGAAGTCTGCTATGTGGGAACCCCTGATCAAATTGCCATTAACGAAGCGGTGGAACTGACGAAACGCTACAGTAGTGAAAAAGCCCATCGCTTTGTCAATGGGGTATTACGTCGGGTTGTAGAACTACGCGATCGCCCAGAGGAGACCCCAGTTGAGGCTGCCCCCGATGCGATCGCCTCAGATAATCCCTCCGGTTTATAA
- a CDS encoding DUF502 domain-containing protein, with translation MLQRLRQDLKNDLIAGLLVIIPLATTIWISLVIANWTIDFLTSIPKQINPFDGLNPILVNLLNLLVGLTVPLLGILLIGLMARNIVGRWLLDFGENLVQAIPLAGSVYKTLKQLLQTLLQDSNSRFRRVVLIEYPRQGVWTLGFVTGNISSQIKAHMSEVMLSVFIPTTPNPTSGWYAIIPEREAINVNLSIEDAFKILISGGIVSPTPPEQLAESQRPTLEQLLSRRKNKSELDPSIPVVEENAETVEG, from the coding sequence GTGCTGCAACGTTTACGGCAAGATTTAAAAAACGATTTAATTGCGGGATTGCTAGTCATCATTCCGTTGGCCACGACCATTTGGATTTCTTTGGTCATTGCCAACTGGACGATTGACTTTTTGACCAGTATCCCCAAGCAGATCAACCCCTTTGACGGCCTCAATCCAATTTTAGTTAATCTGTTAAACCTACTGGTAGGGTTAACAGTTCCCTTATTAGGGATTCTCTTAATTGGTTTGATGGCGCGGAATATTGTCGGGCGCTGGCTACTAGATTTTGGTGAAAATTTGGTTCAAGCGATTCCCTTAGCCGGTTCCGTTTACAAAACCTTAAAGCAACTTTTACAGACACTTCTACAAGACTCAAATAGTAGATTTCGCCGTGTCGTTTTAATTGAATATCCCCGCCAAGGGGTCTGGACTCTGGGTTTCGTCACCGGAAATATCAGTAGTCAGATTAAGGCCCACATGAGCGAGGTGATGCTGAGTGTCTTCATCCCCACCACGCCAAACCCGACCTCGGGATGGTACGCTATTATTCCCGAACGGGAGGCCATTAACGTTAACTTGTCGATTGAGGATGCCTTCAAAATCCTAATTTCGGGTGGTATTGTTTCCCCAACCCCTCCCGAACAATTGGCTGAATCCCAACGGCCCACCCTAGAACAACTACTCTCCCGTCGCAAAAACAAGTCGGAGTTAGACCCCTCGATTCCCGTGGTTGAAGAGAATGCCGAAACAGTCGAAGGATAA
- a CDS encoding glycosyltransferase family 2 protein: MFSIYILTYNEEIDIAECIESAQGSDDIIVVDSLSGDRTVDIARGYGVRVEQHAFESHGKQRTWMLQSIPTKYEWVYILEADERMTPELFAECLAATQQQEFIGYYVAERVMFMDSWIRHSTQYPRYQLRLFRKDKVWFDDYGHTEREVCDGPTSFLQETYPHYTCGKGLNRWIEKHNRYSTDEAKETLRQLSYGTIQWRHLLFGSSEVERRRALKDLSLRLPLRPLIRFVYMYVVLRGFLDGQAGFAWCTLQAFYEYLILLKARELKRQGYVPPPPNEPHPPQSHTPDEEPSALKTPF, encoded by the coding sequence ATGTTTTCAATCTACATCCTGACCTACAACGAAGAAATTGATATCGCCGAGTGCATTGAGTCAGCTCAAGGGTCTGACGATATTATCGTGGTTGATTCATTAAGTGGCGATCGCACGGTAGACATTGCCCGAGGGTATGGGGTTCGTGTTGAGCAACATGCCTTTGAAAGTCACGGTAAACAGCGGACTTGGATGTTACAGTCCATCCCAACTAAATATGAATGGGTCTATATCCTCGAAGCGGACGAGCGGATGACCCCTGAACTGTTTGCCGAATGTTTAGCGGCGACACAACAGCAGGAGTTCATCGGCTACTATGTGGCCGAACGAGTCATGTTTATGGACTCTTGGATTCGCCACAGTACCCAGTATCCCCGGTATCAGCTGCGGCTATTCCGCAAAGATAAGGTGTGGTTTGATGATTACGGCCATACCGAACGAGAGGTTTGTGACGGCCCCACCTCGTTTTTACAAGAAACCTATCCCCACTATACCTGCGGCAAAGGGTTAAACCGTTGGATTGAGAAGCATAACCGCTACTCAACCGACGAAGCCAAGGAAACCCTACGTCAGCTCTCCTATGGAACCATTCAATGGCGTCATCTGTTGTTTGGGTCCAGTGAAGTCGAACGGCGACGGGCCTTGAAGGACTTATCCCTACGACTTCCGTTGCGTCCTCTGATTCGCTTTGTCTATATGTATGTGGTTCTGCGAGGCTTCCTCGATGGACAGGCCGGCTTCGCCTGGTGTACCTTGCAGGCATTCTATGAGTATCTAATTTTGCTGAAAGCCCGTGAGTTGAAACGACAAGGCTATGTTCCCCCTCCCCCCAACGAACCCCACCCACCTCAGTCTCACACCCCCGACGAAGAACCCTCAGCCCTAAAAACCCCCTTTTGA
- a CDS encoding HpsJ family protein translates to MKTSNSRKPSSLAARSLKVVGILLILSSFLDILVIPAPYQPLDLPWRLQFASTVVDRGIIPMIGIALTFAGYWMDTAGAATALPRKKWQDLRFWGLILSSFLGVVFLLVTAIHFNDVRMQSSTRLQDIQQQARQAETELNIQLGSEEFQQQVTQQRTQLETQLRGLLENPDQVNQLLESEQTPQQLRALLEASQENPEEIDRFLDEQASQLPEQLGGQIRERQLELEQQTRLAAWKSAFRIGTSSLLLAIGYILIGWTGLKGMMRPRRAARQAPSAN, encoded by the coding sequence ATGAAAACTTCAAATTCCCGTAAACCCTCATCCCTGGCCGCACGAAGCCTCAAAGTCGTGGGTATCTTGTTGATTCTATCGTCCTTCCTCGACATCCTAGTTATTCCAGCCCCCTATCAACCCTTAGACTTGCCCTGGCGACTTCAGTTTGCCTCAACGGTTGTTGATCGCGGAATCATACCAATGATTGGGATTGCCCTAACCTTTGCTGGCTATTGGATGGATACCGCTGGTGCGGCGACAGCCCTCCCCCGTAAAAAATGGCAAGACCTGCGCTTCTGGGGCTTGATTCTTTCAAGTTTCCTTGGGGTTGTCTTCCTTCTGGTCACGGCGATTCACTTTAACGATGTGCGAATGCAAAGTAGTACTCGCTTGCAAGATATCCAACAACAAGCACGTCAAGCAGAAACTGAGTTGAATATTCAGCTCGGGAGCGAGGAGTTCCAGCAACAAGTCACTCAACAACGGACTCAACTCGAAACTCAACTCAGAGGACTGTTGGAGAATCCCGATCAGGTCAATCAACTCCTAGAAAGTGAGCAAACTCCACAACAATTACGGGCTTTATTAGAAGCCTCTCAAGAAAATCCTGAGGAGATTGATCGCTTTTTAGATGAGCAGGCCTCACAGCTTCCCGAACAACTCGGTGGACAAATCCGTGAGCGGCAGTTAGAACTCGAACAGCAAACACGCCTTGCTGCCTGGAAATCAGCCTTCCGAATTGGCACGAGCAGTTTGTTACTGGCCATTGGTTACATCTTAATTGGCTGGACGGGTCTTAAAGGGATGATGCGTCCTCGTCGGGCCGCTCGCCAAGCCCCATCCGCTAACTAG